AGCCGCGCGTGATTTCTCGGCTGTAAGTATAGCTGATATATGTTCATAAAGTGATGACTAATAATGTTTCCTTAAAAGAATTGGGTGTTCGCAAAACGTGTGTCCAGAAGTGGTCTTCCCAAGTGCCCTCACAATAGCCGCCAATGTATGTTCCTCTGCCAATACTATTGCCTTCAGCCATCGTTGCCACCAATAATGGTATGCATACCATCGTCATCGCCACAAGCTTGTATTGGTGTTGATTCTCATTGCCATCAACGTCATTCACGCAAGCTTCATCTCCGCTACCTCTATCACTTGCTTCATCCCAGTCCACCTCAGATATCAAGAGTAAAATAACGCGGCAGAAGTGCTGAGGTTGAGAACAGCATGTTGGAAGCTATGGTCTCTTCAAAAAAAGATGTTTGGAAAAGCAATCCAACCGAGGACtcatttggaaaaataatttcccaaAATGAATGCAGCTAAGCAAACTCGGACCATGCAGCGAATGATGGAGGTGGTATTCGAGATGCAACAGGAGCAAGAATGAGGATTTACTTTcgtaatttaattatttgttcttCCAAATctgaattaaatttgtttgaattattttttgtttctctatgattgcatgtttttaattttagtgtttctgGAGTTTATAacatactagctttaacccgcggccccgctcgcgtaggagtagttttgagggatttaggatatgtatataaaagaattacaaacaatagttcatagaaaatatttttttattaataaccatagtattacaatacccggcatccgttgctatgcctcgttgaataaaatcaaatcaaccaaTCCGAAAAATatcaagtaaaattatttttattaattttctatctcaaaccgtttttgaactttgcatttgggtcacagttgaacagcttatgcggattatgaagtctagagtgtcttcttttttctttttttgtcgggacaactagcaagtgcagcactcagacattaattgagtccattgtactacacttggattcccttttaattttctttaaatctacccgatctccgaagaaatctgagtagatcttgtggtgccaaggagccaagatggtcgcttcttaacacatcagtgccaaagacctcaaacctgattcgggcgaaggcggggcagacacacaggaagtgatccgccgtctcatcctcctcttcacaagctgggcagagtacactgtctgagatgcccaacctttccatgtgctttgcccacagaaagtggcccgtcattagtccaaccagccgtctgcactcccctctgcctaatgacagaagggtttgcgacagtcgatcggacatgacaggtaacatcagttttgcccatctgcagcctctctcagcctgccaagctcgcttgtgggtagtagttacccatttgctaaccgtggccgtgatggccgcagaggggagtggcaaagcgggctctgggtctagagtgtgctataaatagtggggaataggaaaaactaagattttttagattaaatttaagcaaatattcgatcattagtgacgaatgagagtgttggcgcggcctgggggctgtgggaagggagttccatcataaaaacatgcctataaccttcattgggtgaaaatatgaatgtataaaaatttttacgtcatttggtgttgtagtttcgtagtgatgcgcggacaacgtacagacattcacctttatagtatagatttgtTTGTCATAGAAGTATTGCTAGCTAGTAAGAAAATACTGAATTCTGAAATATGTATACTTTGttcacatgcatattcatactTATGTAACCTAATgtgatttttgaaatattcctgAATTGTACCTGGGCCCTTACTCTGTAATGCGAtgcgaaagaaaaaattcacgaaatcgCAGAATCGGTACTCGGTATTTTGACATTCGCATTCACATTTTGCGCTTTCGCAAGTTTTTCTCCCTTTTCGCATCGGCAGCACTCTGTATTGCGAAAGTGAATGTTAAACAGCTGTCACTATCGCATTTTTCCTGCTACAAGTAATAGCCATACGcaatttccaaatatgtaagtattaattgataattttataaatttgaaatattaattcATTGTacctttttggaaaaatatataggACAACTCCAAAGactaacaaacaaacacaaaaaaaaacaattccaaaTATTAGTGGACTTCATGACAACCCATCCGGATTTGGCAAAGGGCCTAATGAAGACGCCCAACGCAAAAATAAGAGTCGACCATTTATGGAAGAGAGTAACTTCTGAATTATGTAGTAATAAATGAACTATCTGATAAATGAAAgtatttgctaatatttttgaCTGCATGAATTTACAGTTGGACTTagtatttttaagtatattgatttaaataaattatatatctaAGAGTTCATAAATAAACGTGTAGATGCTAAgtgattttatatatttgtttcaCTTCACATGTGTTTGAATTTCATATGGACCCTACAGTGGAAAGGTCTATGTCATCTTGGTATGGTAAAGCTCCTTCATTTACGAAATAATCAGCAAGCCTATTTCGGAAATGATATGACATTTCAGGGTATCTCCGAATTGTAGACCACATACGTGGTAAAcaagtattattatttatttcacgtCGCCAATCCCCACTATGAACGATGTTACCAGCTTCTTGTCGATCAACATAATTTTCAGGGCAATACCAACGATTGGaatcatttaaaattgtaaaattgtgtAATGCAATACAGGCTAGCACTATTTTTTCGCAATTTGTAGGGTCGAATTCAATCGTCGTGCGAAGAACTCTCCATCGCGCCGTTAGTATTCCAAAGCTGTTTTCTATTACACTATGTGCTCGTGAAAGGCGATAATTAAAAATCTGGTGGACTCTTGGTAATTTAGAACCGGAATATGGACGCATTAAGTTGAGTTTCAATGGGAAGGCGTCATCGCCAACGAAATAATGTGGTAATGTATGGGGTGATTCCGCAGATAATGGCGTAGCGGGCGGTAAtggcaaagtattttttatcaaGCTCTGTCCAAATGGTGTACGATggaaaatacctgtaaaatatatgcattagGTGAAATaacttatattatttaaattttattacctccGTCACTCTGACAACCACAACTTCCGATGCTTACTGCAGTGAAAGTATACTTGGCATCACATACGGCCATCAGAACGATGCTATAgaattttttgtagttgtaATAGAATGAACTTGATTCAGCTGGACACTTGATTGCAATATGTTTGCCTTCGATTGCACCAACACAATTTGGAATGTCCCACATCTCAAGAAAATCCTTAGCAATATCCTTGTATTGGGATTCAGTAGGTTCGGCAACGTAATCTGGAGAAAGTAGCCGCCAGATAACTTCACAAGTTTCCTGTATTATTTTGCGCACAGTCACTTCAGCCAACTTATAAATCCGTGCAACGCTCTTCACGGATACACCTTGTGACAAATATCTAAACAaccaatatgaaaaatatattgaacgacttatatataattggcgcgtacgccctttttcggtgtttggccgagctcctcgtcctcgtcctatttgtggtgtgcgtcttgatgttgttccacaaatagagggacctacagtttcaagccgactccgaacggcagatatttttttatgaggagctttttcatggcagaaatacaatataCTTACAGCAAAACTAAAGAGATTCTTTCCTCAGGACCTATCCGCTGTTTTGGCTTATACAAGGAACTGCTtactaattttaaaagcagCTCATACACAGGCGGGGACATCCTTGTCTCTGAAAACAATTCATCAGGCTCCAATGTATTCATTGGACGGAACTCTCTGACTTGATAACATCTTGTACCCGGAATTCTATTTAATCGCCGAACTTTACGCCTTGTcgacttttttgttttcttgtattttttatataaagtatatatttcacataatttaagaaataattcgCAAATTTCGTAGTCTTCTTCGTCCATTTTGTCACCGATGTGTTTAGTAAACAATTTTCATGTACGCAACCAAACGAAAACAGCTGCTTTcgcatatttacacaatacattggtttgtgtgggtttgtttgatTGTATcaacacaatgttgccattcatAATTTTGCATACACACTTTTACACACGACCGAGTtatcatttacaatttttcattgtataaaaaaccaaagccaaaaaccaataaatgcaaatagtttatatataatttacacTATTAAGCAtggtttttaaattcttttcatgcgaatttaaaattttctaagtttcttttgttaatgatttcaaaatgtaccgcagagagcaatcagctgacacgttTTTACGGATATTCCAAAATCTTCGTGCGTGACCACATAGTTCGGCACATTttgcaaacacatttttaattagTTGCTTTAATTggtttatacaatatattaaaatgaaaaacaaaaaaaaaaatatttgctttagcAGAAGAAAACcagaatatttttatgcatattgTAAACCTCGCggaaatttaaaagcaaaccATAAATTTCAAGGTTTTGTACTTCCGCCTTGCCACCTTTTGTGTATGTAAAATTTCTGTAAATGCTGGCAAGAGAGAACATCTGATTTCAGCGTTTTTCATCGGACACGAATTCCATGAAATGTATGTCACTATGGAGAgtaggtaggttaggttaggttaggttagccaagtTGCTTAAGACAATCGGTGGCACATTGTGATacttgcatttgatttccatcacCTAACTAAGTTTCaagccacttagatcttttaaACAAGGTAATTAGTCCCTCcagcgaaaaattttgcaaatttcccagaaCTTCAAAGAAACAATCGCCAAGAttgcacggcttctttgaatatatgtacatatgtatctatcaTGCTACATTATTTGTTCTCTTCAATGCTAAATAAAACACCTATAGACACAATTATTCTTCCTTCTGTAAATCTGCTGATATTCagaattcattttcattttaaagagGAAAAAGGGCAAAGTTTACCGAACTACCAAATAACGAATCAAACTTTAAGGTATTCGGTGTGGAAACTCCTAAGATTCGTACAAACTGTTTGCGTATTTTATGTGACTAAAAAATCATCAAAGTTCCTTAATAATTGTGCATACCTCCTTTTCTTGCCAgagtaggtaggtaagatggcaagagtacctcAGCTACAcatcaagtagcacttacgtaccgttttgatatcataatgtggaccaccacCTGTGAaaagatgaagagaaaaaaccgtctacagccatccagtgctgttaatgtagtggaggagagaaaagcgATCTAGGCTGGGGAATTTttttcaagtcatccccaaagagcacgctaaggaatctcaagcgcctagccgccagacccGGACATTTGTAGAGTaagtcaaaattggcagaaccactaagttgtacacccaaagtacgacacgtggcttgagaccccattttttgccgaacatagatttatagacgtagaaggctatattggccttcttaactcgaatTTCTATGTGcaaactccgttttgtcagagttgactcagAGACCGCAATTgacaccttccaaaatttcagccattactgatgggaagggacctgagaccattaggaccaagtcatcggcatatacCAGAGTGACTATtggaacattttataaaaaatacaaatctataaatctaaaaaataaatgagagtTTCAAATTTTGCGTGATTAATTCCATCATTATCTGAGATTTTGACCTATTTCTTGGCTGAAATATTTTGCACATCCGATCTATTAGTGTTTTCTTATCTCGAAAAAAAGTTCAGCTCATTATGaaagtattacaaaaatattacctGGTTCATATGAGAATAGGAAAAAAAATCTAACACTTCTCCCCTGCTGGCGCGGAGCAGAACAAATGCGACATTATTATGTTGAAAGGAAATACCATAGGCTATCTTATAATAGGTTCACATCTACTTtttccgtaattaaaaagcgagattacccatacgaaattttttttcccttaaatctgagattataatgTAATCTTAGATTATAAAGGTACTTTTGTCCGTACAACCTTgggttttctgtgttatcgacaactaaatattattacgaatgtaagaagaaacgtcaaagtaaaaactaaatgaaatggacacCTGCAATGAAAagaggtttgtagacataattctaattaagtttttgttagatattattaattatgcattcatattacagGAAAAAGAGTGTGTCCATAGACAAAATATAACGATTTACTTCcaattttttgtaacaattaaattttcactgaaAATATGCCTCTTGGTCTGGCAACTACTACTAGGGCAAATGGAATCCATATTTAAGCAATAATATTGTGCAATAATATTAGTGTCCAACTGATTTTGAGTTCTCCGTGGTCTCCAGTtggattttctttttcacgaTGACCGATTGAACGCGATACCAGTGACATGTATTAGAACTCGAGTGAAAATCGCgtagttaaaaatttgcaattatttagtagaaagtttattaaaattaatttattcacaCATACGAATTATGCGTTTTAGTGAGCTTTAAACCAAATTTATAGGCAGATCGCGCACTGCTTCAAACACCAAAACGAAAGACTTAAGCAGCGAACCACATCCGCATTTGTGTCAATGTCGAATTTTCTCTTAAAGAAacctgtttaaaaaaaagtatgaataACTTGTTGCTTTGTTGCACTTTCCTTTTGCACTTCTGTGCATTGGTGAAGTTAGAATATGCCTTTAACGAGCCCAAATATAAGTGTCCAACAAAGTAAGTGTCGATCGAATCgtttaaacaaatatataaacaaataatattatctacttGGCAAGGCCGCTAGTTATATACCCTTGTACCTGTTGGAAAAATACTGATGCTGGCATCTATGTGACATGTGAAAACTCGAACTTAGCGACGTTGTCTGTTGCGCTTGAAAACCTTGGAGCTTTGGGTACTCCTGTGGAGCATTTGGAAATTCTTAAGGGACATTTTGGTAAACTAAGaacaaattaaagtaaatacacACAGATAGAtgcgtatatatgcatgtatttgtttACAGTTCGTTTATATGGGCCAGTGTTCTCCAAAGTCAAGCCCAGATTACTTACCATAGCTGATACACCAATCGAAACTATTGAGGATTATCCTTTTTTTGGTGTAAACAAAACTGTGGAGGAGCTGCGTATATTACGTACTAATCTGTCATCGTTTACTACGCCATCATTTGGggtgatattttttaaaattaatgcatGCACTATTTGCGGAAAATCATAGAtgtgatattaaatttttagataTTAGGAAATGCAAAGCAGCTCATTATTGATGGCCATTCATTGAAAAGTGTGAATAAGAGCATCTTCGAGAATCAAAACATTGGGAATACGCTGGAAGTCTTAAGGATTATCAACGGTCCACTAAGTGATGTGCCAATTGAAGCTTTTCAGGTATGCAACAagctatgaaaaaatttaaatactcgaTTTGCCAAGAAAgtagttatatattatattatttataattgtcgCATACAGCGTTTGGAGTTGAcagataaaatttttatgaaaaggcttttatcgcagaaatacactcggaggtttgcatgGCATTTTAATTGAAGAGCATAATGCAGTTCTTACCCAAGAAATCctctaaaaataaatgagtgtACACTATGATTTATtaggtgaaatgattgaagtgccagtctggcaccctccaagtagcactaaagcgccgttttgatatgaATTAGGAAGAAATCATGCAAATATTGAATGATGCTCATCGCTGTATAAAAAGAAACTAATTCTTAGATTTTCTGCgatgaaaccaaaatgttgAGCTATTCAAATTATGATCCAATTAAAGCGTAGCGAAAGCCGTTAAGTATTGGTAAATCGCAATTTAATTCCAAATGTTAAGCTAGGCAAACTTTCTGTTATAAAATTGAGCGTGCAGCATATACCTGGATTGGTATTCAAGAGTTGGCCtttgtaaaaaatgaaaaacaaaattttaagtggattaatttgaaaaatgtggaTTCCACACGACGAAGAGTTCGATACAATTTGGGTAGCACATGAACAAAAATAAGCGTGttaggtaaaaaaaaagaaatttttttattttattttattttataaaggtttacataacaataaaattataatacaaactAAAAGTAGTTCAGCGCTTgcatcggaggctttcggctggaaaaaaaaataccagtctaacggttagacgcgatagaagtgaaaccttccgtaaaacaaactgagagagaatgagacgaaagcagcattaggagcgggataattataggttcattataatattgctataaagttcatattttattttcttcattttattattattcatcctcaatgttttcaatttcaataaatgatacgagtggcttatgatagctaaaatatgatacaaatgctttggtttcgatgttgtcaacatgtctttgaaataccgcgtcaatggttgtttttgatcgtgttgtcgattcagtgcgattgttacacatttttaaattgaatgttgtattgagaacgtcaattaaaggaaccgctgtgtccaatgcaaaatttacgttaaaatcgtcacttaaaatcattggaactttattgtaatcttttctaagtatccgcgatacttctggtgtatactttattaaattttcgtgaatgaattccgtgatgctatttattttttctgtcgatgttcacgacacttttctgcattatttttcggcataattgcggtaaatatttaaaaaggaaaatatttacgaatataaaaatacggacgcaatacagcacacgcggttgctattatgagcgtcgtaacgcgtacatatattacacagacgtactaacatacacacatacattcgtaggacgcttggtctaaacaagtattaggtagtgtagtataggtatacataatgccttctcggtcaccgtggctccgtaatacgcaggcgcgcacacatacgtactagcatacatccaaacatacatacgtatgacgcttgaactaaacaccaaagcaagtaataggcagtgtagtatacatactacaatactcactacactagcgtggctcagcagtacgcagtcacatacatatacgtataatatatcaacatataacgcttcgtagtgtcgctttttcgtttcatcgagtctcaaatcactcccaacgattctaaagaagttttcacttcaaaaaagaaatatatatgtatatatatatacagggtgcgccatcttttatgtcggtgaataactttgtcatttaccaaccgatcgacttcaacacacacgttttcgatacgtcaattcagtacaatttcaactatggatcgctttacaccaaAACAACCAAAATCaccgctataaaacccgaaatgcttgacaaggtgatgacaaacgcagaaaaaagatcgcagtttgtgattgctagtAAAGATgac
The sequence above is drawn from the Anastrepha obliqua isolate idAnaObli1 chromosome 4, idAnaObli1_1.0, whole genome shotgun sequence genome and encodes:
- the LOC129243610 gene encoding putative nuclease HARBI1, with amino-acid sequence MNTLEPDELFSETRMSPPVYELLLKLVSSSLYKPKQRIGPEERISLVLLYLSQGVSVKSVARIYKLAEVTVRKIIQETCEVIWRLLSPDYVAEPTESQYKDIAKDFLEMWDIPNCVGAIEGKHIAIKCPAESSSFYYNYKKFYSIVLMAVCDAKYTFTAVSIGSCGCQSDGGIFHRTPFGQSLIKNTLPLPPATPLSAESPHTLPHYFVGDDAFPLKLNLMRPYSGSKLPRVHQIFNYRLSRAHSVIENSFGILTARWRVLRTTIEFDPTNCEKIVLACIALHNFTILNDSNRWYCPENYVDRQEAGNIVHSGDWRREINNNTCLPRMWSTIRRYPEMSYHFRNRLADYFVNEGALPYQDDIDLSTVGSI